CGGCCCCCGCGATGCCGGCGAGGCCGGAGGCGGCGGCGAGCACCTGCGACGCGGCCATGCCCACCGAGGCGAGGGCGAAGCCGAAGCCCTCGCGCACGAATTCGATGCGGAAGGCGATGTAGCCGTGCGCATCCTTGTCGCGCGAGCGGGCGCCATTGAGGGCGCGGACGTTGAGCGGGCCGTGGGTCGGCAGCACCAGCACGCCGGCGCCGCTGGTGGCGATGGCGTTCGAGAGCGCTGCCGCCTGCGCGTCCGCCGTATCGGAGGCGAGATAGGCCTCCACCGTGAAGTGTCGCGCGGCCTCGCCGAGATCCTCGATGAAGGGCTGGTCGCGGTTCGGGAACTCATGGACGACGAGACGCCGGCCCGGCAACTCCTCGTCATGCTGCACATAGAAGGGCACGCCCCGGAAGGAGGCCGGCCAGAGCGTGTTGAGCCAGTCGCGGCAGGGCATGGGGCTGGCTCCTTATGGGCCGGAGGACGTTCCCGAGGAGGGTTCGGCCTCCGGCATAGAGCGGCCCACCGAGGGGCCGTTCTGGATCTTCATGGCCCCCCTCGCCTCCTTGAGGGTGGCGATGAGGTAATTGGACGGGTCCACCGTCACGGTGACCTTCACCTCGGCGGTGCCGGTGACGGGCACGGGATCCTGCACCACGGCGGTGATGGCACCGCGATCCACCGGGGTCGGGAACGGGACGCTGCGGTCGACCGGTACCGGGAAAGGCGGCTGATAGGCATCGCGCGCGGCCTCCCAGTCGCCCATGTCGGCGGGCCGGCGGCCCATGTTGGCGCGGACCTTCATGCGGTCGCCCTGATCGGCGGGGAAACGCCCACCGGAGGCGATCAGGACATTGAGGCGCGCAGCCGCGATCAGACGGTCGAGCTCCTCGAGCTTGTTCTGCGTGGCCGCATAGGTCGGCACCTCGGCGGCGATCTGCGCCGGGGTGTAGCCGTATCCGCGCAGCGTATCCACATGCTGCTGGTCGCCGGCGAGGCTGGCCTGGTGGCGCCGCTTCTCATCCTCCAGCGCATTGAGGCGGGCGCGCGCCGGATTATCGCGCTCCTCCTGCCGCCGCTTGATATCAGCCCTGATATCGTCGTTGCTCGGGCCGCCGAAGTTCGTGGCCTTCTGCACGTCGGCAAGGCCGAAACCGAGGTTCCGCTTCATCCAGCCGTCAAGGTCCTGCATCTGCTCCTTGAACAGCTGCACCTCAAGATCGGCGCGCTCCAGGAACTGCGTCACCGCTGGCATGGCCTGCTGGCCCACCGCAAGGGCCGCGTTGTTGAATTTCGTTTGCGCTACGGTCAACTGCGCTTGAGCATCATTCAATATACGTACCAACTGCTGGGAAACCGCACCTTGGCTTTTCTTTACTTCCGCAAGTTTGCTTTGATACAAGTCCCAGTCTTTCATAAGACCGACAATTGCCCTACGACTATCTGCTTCGGAAAATATGGAAGACAGCAAAAGGTTTTTCTCAAGGTCGGTACCTTTTGTCTTATCTTTCAGATACTCGATGATCGCTTCAAAAGAGTTTTTTCCCTGCTTTTCGGCCTTGAGCATGATTTTTTCGAAATCATGCCCTTGTTTTTGCGCAGCCTTGAGCACAGTCGGGGACAATAGTTTTTCGAAGGCATCGGTCATGCCCGTCGCGGCCTGCTCCTCAGTACCAGAGGATTCGCGGACGACCTGCAACATTGCTCCCAGCCGCTGCACTCCATCCACGCCGACGAGCCCGAGCTTTTGAGCAGACGCAGCTATCTTGGGCAGATGCTGTGCCATCGCATCGAGTTCGAAATTCCCGAGGTTACCTGCGACAACGAGTGAATCGAAGGCAGCCTGCATTTCCGATGCTGGAACCTTCATTGCCTTGGACACAGTCATGGCCGTCTTAGCCATGTCCGCAGTCGCGGCACCCGAAGCCTGCGCAGTTGCCAAGACAGACGGGAGAAAATCGAGGGCCTCGCCCATGGATTTGCCAGAGGCGACAAGTGCATCCAGCCCACTGACGGCCTGGTCAAGTGGCATTTTCATACTCTCGGCCATCACTTTGATGGCCTCCGTGGCGCGCGTCGTCTCTGCCGCCGATGCCCCGCCCGTCAATCCGATGCGGTTCATCTGCCGCTCAAGCGCGGCATAGTCGACCACGGCATCCTTGATCTTGCCGCCGACGGCCGCGCCGCCCATGGCCGCGAGGCCGCCCGCCGCCACGGCGAGGCCGGCGCCCCAGCCGGACGCGGCGCGGGCGCCGCGTTCCAGCAACGGGGCGGCACGGGACTGCATGGCGGAGGCGCGCTCCAGCCCGCGGATCTTGGCCGCCACCTGGCGAAAGACGCCGCCCGTCTTATCCTGCGCCGAGATGACCGCCCGGGCTTCCATGGTGCGCATTGACTTACCTCACCTTTCGCGGCTTCAGCCAGGCCGCCCAGCGCGCGCCGAGGGTCCACATCTCCGCCAGCGTCAGGCGGCGGACATCTCCGAGAGGCCAGCGGAGGTCGAAGAGGAAGGCGTCGGCGAGGGCGTCGAGATGCCGGCCGACGCCTCCCGAAAAAAACGCTTCACCGCCTCGGCCAACGCCATGGCGTCCACCAGCGCGTGAATCTGCGTGAGGTGCTCGGGCGGGACGGAGGAGAGACGCTCCACATATTGGCGGATCACCACCATGTCGTCCTGCGGCAGGGCCGAGCCGGCGGCGATGATGAGCGACGTGGGATCGCCCAGCGCCATGAAATCGGAATAGGTGGGCGCGCGCAGCACCACCTCGCGCACCTGCCCGTCGTGGGTAGTGACGGGCGCCTCGAGCCGGACGGTCTTGGTACCGTCCGGATTGTCCACGATCTTCGCCATCGCCTCAGCCCGCCACGTATTGATAGGTGCCGCCCTCGATGGCGACGCCCGTCACCTCGCCGGAGGAGAGGTTGATGGAGGGGCGGCCGACGAAGCGGGCGCCGGTGTAGAAGTGCTGGCGGCCGTTGGTCTCTTCCACGATGGTGGCGTTGACCTTGCACTTGGCCATCCAGGCCGCCCACTTGAAGCCGCAGCCCTGGCGGAACGAGATTTCCGCGCGCGGCAGGCGGGGCGAGACGCGATAGGCGGCCGAACCGTCCTGGTTCGCCATGCCCTCCACCTCGGCATTGGTGGGCATGAGGGTGATGTCGGCCTCGGAGAGCACGAAGCGCTCGCCGTCGACGGTGAGATAGATGGTGCCGCCGAATTGGTTGCAGCAGTCGGACACGGCGTTTCTCCGTGGTGAGAGTCAGGCGGCGCAGCCGCCACGCGGCAGGCGCAATGGGTTGGCGGGCGGCATTGCGACTGCCGCGAAAGAACTCAAGCTTCCCGGTCGAACGGGCGGCAGGCGAAGCGGCGAACGATGAAGGCGGGATGGGCTGCGGCCCATTCCATGGCTGCGCCGGCGCACTCCATGGGGAGGGGTGCGCGGGAGGCGGCGAGGTCGAGCGGCACGCGTTCCTCCCGGCAGGTCGCGGGATCGGCGGCGAGGCAGGCGAGGAGCACGAGAACGTGGCCCATTCACGCCTCCGGCTGGTGGAGCGCGGCGATGAGGAGCATCACGACCACCCCGATGAGGAGGATCGTGACGACACGCTCCACCCTCAGCCCTCGTATTGCAGGTTGATGGTGACGTTGGCCGCGAACACGCGCAGCTGGTTTACCACGTCCATGGGGATGTAGGCGTTGACCCGGCTGGCGTCGTTCTGGTCGCGCTCCACCACCACATATTCGGCGAACAGCTCGGGCTTTTCCGCCACGCCGATCTCCACCAGGCCCTGATAGGCGTGGATGAGGGTGTTGCGGATGTCCTTCGGCGTCGTGATCTCGGCGACGTTGTGCGGGTTGTCGTCCGCCAGCGCCTGCCGGGCATGGGTGTTGGAGACCTCGGTGCGGAACCAGCGCACGGCGAAGACGCCCTGCGCCATCGTCTCGATGTCGCCGAAGGTGCCATCCGCCACGCCCGCGCCCGTCACCTGATAGGTGGTGCGCACGCGGTCGATGGCCACGAGCCCGTCCTCAGTGACGGTGTAGGCGCTCATGCCGTCGGTATAGAGCGCCTGGCGGTCGGCCTTGTTCCACCACACGGCGCGGTCGCGGGGCGGCAGGATGCCGGGCAGGAGGAGCGTCTGCAGCGGGCGGGAGAGCTCCGGCGCATCGGTGAGGTGCGAGGAGACGACGGCCCCGAGCACCGCTGCCCATTCCCATTGCGGCGAGGGCGACACCTGGCTCGCCATGATGGAGACGTGCGGGTCATTGCGCCCGTCGCCCAGGGTGACGCAGGCGGAGAGCGTGCCGAAGAAGGCGGTAAGGTAGTGGCCGTAGAGCTGATCCATGGGCGACCAGCGGCCGGTGACGGAGCTGAGAAGATCGCGCGCCGCATTCAGCGAGGTGGAATCGGCATAGGGGCCGGCGATCCAGTCGAACGCATCGTCACCGAGATTGGCGAAGGCGGCGGCGAGGTCTGGCACGCCGGTGCCGCCGGACATGGCGACGATGGTGGTGTTGCTGGCGGTCAGCACGTTCCCACCCTCGATGGCATTCGCCAGTTCAAGGCCATTGAAGAGGGTGCCGTAATGCCGGGCGGTGACGGTAACGACCCCAGCCGCGAAGGTGGCGATGACGGGAAGCCCCTCGGCATTGATGGCGGCGGCGATAGCCTCGGCCACATCCGCGACAGCGTCACCCGCCCAAACCTGCACCGTCAGGCGGCGGCCGAGCACATGCAGCACGCCCACGCCCGTCACGCCCGGCGCGGTGCCGATGGTGATGGTGCCCGCCGCCTTGGCGCCGGCCGGATCGGCCAGCGGAAGCGCCCAGATGGGCTGGAGCGGCGCGGCCTTGCGCGCGGCCACATACATGTGGGCCAGCATGGAGCCGGCGCCGAACAGGCTTTCCGCCTCGCGCTTGGACTGGATGGGGCCGATGGGCGTGCCGGCGGACGCGAGGCCCCCGGCCAGCTTCTGCCCGGCGAGGAGCAAGCGCGACTGCCCCTGATAGGGAGTGCCGCCGGAATTGATCTCGGCGTACCAGAACGGCACCAGGATGTTGCCGGGGATGGTGTTGAAGGCGACCATGGGGCGCTCCAGATTCTATGAAAATTGGTGTCAGGCGGGCTGATCGCCGGAGGGCGCTTCCGCAGCCGGCTCGGGCTCTGCAGGCTGAGGATCGGGAACGATCTCAACTTCGCCCGCGCTGAGGCGACGAACCCAGAAATCGTCTAGCGGTACGTTCCGGCCTTCAGGCGGCAGACATCGGTTGGTGCGCCGGTCTTTCAGGGCCGACGGGACCAGCTTGCCATCCAGAAGCACCGGACGCGCGCGAAGGCGGGGCATAGGGAAAACCCTTCTTTAACCCTGCGGAATGGCCACATCGGCGGTGATGTCCGCCGTGCCGTCGGAGGGCTGCGAGATATCGATGTCGAGGGTGATGCCGGTGAACGGCACCGGCGCGGGCTGCACCGGCAAAGCGGTGCCTAGCGCCGCGAAGATCTCGGGCGCGTAGCCGGCGGCGATGAGGGCTTCGGCCACGCCGCGCAAAGGCGTCGGCAGCCGGTCGACCCCCTCCGCATCCGCTTGAATGAGGGGGCATTCGTCGGGCACCTGCACATTCAGGACGACGCGCCGCGCGGCGAGCTTCACGCCCTCCTCCGGCTCCCGCTCCTGCGTGGAGACGATGCTTGGCAGCTTCTGCCGCAGGCTGCGGAAGATGCGGCCGGACTCGCCGAACAGGAGGGCGTCCCGGATGCGGTGCTCCAGCACGCTCAAGGCATCGTCGGCTTCCGCGTCCGTGACGGGCACGGTCCAAAAGGGTGTTTCCTCGCCGGCATCGTCCTCAAAGGTGGTGAACACCCGCACGAAGATGGCGATCTCCACCTCGATCACGCGCAGATAAGGCGGGCCGGCGGGGCTGTTGGCGGTGCCATCGTCCCGGCCCGTTCCGACGACGACCACGAGCTGCCGCTTGGCGTCCTCCGCCAGATCGTCGAGAGGCCCGATCCGCTCGCGGTAGACGTTGCCGCCGGCCGGGGTCGGGTAATTCCCGTTCGCGGCCTTCGGGCACAGCGCCTCGAGGACGGCAAGGGAAAGGGCCATCCGGGAGAACGACATGTGATGTCCTGCTCGGGCGCTATCGATTGAGCTGGAAGATGAAGAGCGAGCCGGCCGGCACGATCTCGGCGATCTCGAAGGTTTCGCCCGTCGCGGTGCGGCGCAGGCGGTCGCCCTGGCGGGGGCGCTCGGCGAAGAGGCTGCGCTCCGCGTGGACTTCCGGCCGGTCCGTGGTGTGACCGGGCTTGTCCTTGCGGATGCTGGCCGCCCGCCAGTCCTCCACGCCGGAACCGGCGCGGTTGCCCTGATCGTCGAAGGTGGCGGTGAACGCCACCTCTGTGCGGGTGCCATCGGGCGCGGGGCGGCCGTTCACGTCCGCCTTGGCCATGGGCATCAGCCTGAAGCCCTCACCCCTGAGGCCATTCACTGCCCCATTCAATCGGACGGCAAGGGCGTCGAAGGGCGAGGGCATCGTTGCGCCGACCCATCACTGCATTTTGGCGCGGAGCAGCATCTCCGGGCGGGTGCAGATGAAGAGCGGATAGGAGTAGATCTCCGTCCGGTCCCACGCATCGCGGCCGGAGGTGTCGGCGAGGAGCAGGCCGTAATATTCGCGCCCGGCCTGGTTGAGGTAGGGCTTGAACTCGTTGGCCGGGCCGAAGCCGACCTGGAAGGCGCCGCGCGCCCCGATGGGGAAGAAGCGCGCCTTGGTGGAGCCGATGGCGAGGCGAGCGCCGTCATCGGTGCCGCGATAGTTGATGAAGACGATGCCTTCAATCTCGATGGACGAATAACCTTCGATGTTCTCGATGGTCGCCGCCCGCTCGGTGCCGAGCTTCGTCTCCTTGATCTGCGGATGGTTGACGAGCTTGTCGAAAAACTCGTCGCCCGTCAGCGAGCCGACGCGGGTGGTGGGAGTCCACACGCCCTTGGCCGCCTTCTGCATGGCGCGCTTCACGTCGCGGCATTTCTTGCGCACGTCGGTGGCAGCGTCGTCGAGCTCAAAGTCGAGCTCCGCCGGCTCGGCCACGCCCCATTCGGCATACCAGTCCTTGAGGACCGTGGTGCCGTCGGCGTCCATCACCTTGCCCTGGATGGCGCCGAGGCGCATGTGCTCCCAAGTCAGCTCCAGATCGTCCATGATCTGCGCGGTGCGGCTGGTGACCTCGGCGGCCACCTCCTTCGTCTGAATGTCGAAGGGCAGCGCCGCGACGCCGGCCAGTTCGGCCGCATAGATGGTGGAGCCCTTGGCGAGACGCACGGTATTGAAGGGCTTCACCTTGGCGTCCTGCGGCACCAGCTCGGCCGGCGGCGAACCGTCGGGAGAGGTGGGAATGAGGGCGATGGTGCGCTCGCGATAGGCGATGGCGATGGTGCGCGAGCGGGAATAGATCGGCTGGAACAGGCCGAGGGAGCCGAGCAGCTGGGGCTTGAACTCCACCTTCTCGACGATCTCTTCCTGATACTCGATCACGCCCCAGGCGTTCTGGGAAAACACGTCGGTGACGAGGCCCATGTGGAAACCCCTTGAGTGATAGGCGCTCTTGGGCAGCAGCCCTCGTCAGCGCAGGTGATGGGGAGGAACGGCGCCGCGCTTCAGCGCGCGACGATGCCGTGACTGGCGGAGAGGACCGCGAGGGCGGCGGCCTTCTGGTCGTCGGTCATGCCGGACTTCCAGGTGAGCACCGCCGCATGAACCTCGGTGTCGCGGGCGGTCAGGGTGCGCTTCACATCCTCGGACGTGGCGTCGCAGCCCTGGTAGAGGATGGCGGCGGGCACCTGCGCGCCGTTGGTCGCGGCAGGGTCGTGGACGGCGTACTTGCCGACGTTCGCGGGATCGGCGATGGCCACGGTGACCAGCGCGATATCGCCCGCGGCGAAATCGGTGCCGCCATCGGCCAGGGTGAACTTCACCACGCCGGTGAAGGCGACGCCGACGGTGCCGGTGCCGATCACGACGCCATCGGGGTCTTCCACCTCGAAGGTGCCGGCATTCGCCGCCGGCTCGATGAGGATGACCTTATAGACGCCTTCCTTGACGCCGGCCCCATAGGCGGGATCCGCGAGGGTGAGGGCGCCCTTGCCGCCGCCGACATCGGTCTTCGTCACGGTGACGACGCCGCCGTCGGTGATCTTGCCGAGCACGGTGCCGGGCTTGAGCACGCCGGCGCCGGACACGATGGTGCCGACCTCGCGCGAGCGATAGCCGGACGCCTCGGACACGATGTAGTGCCCGGCGCCGGACTTCAGGTCTTCGGTGAGCGTGACCATGAATGGATTCCTTTCGAAGCCATCGGCTGAGGCGCCGCCCGCCAACCCGCATCAGCCGATGGCTGCACCACGCGGGCACAGGTGGGTTGGCGGGCGGCACCTGTGCCCGCGTGGCGAGTGATGATTCAGCGGCGCTTGTTGGCCTTCGCCACGCAGGAGGCGAGAATGGACAGGTCGCCCTTGCCCTTCGGCTTGGTATCGCCAGCCACCGGCGCGGTGAGGCCGGAGGCCTTGGCGCGGCGGTCGGCGTGGGCGGCGGGGCACTCTTCCTGCTGCGGGGTCGGCTCGCCCCCCTTCTCGGCGGTGGCGAGGAGCTTCGCGGCGGCCTCCACGTCGAGTTCGGTCTCGAAGGCGAGGTGCTTGGCCAGCGCCTCGCGGCCGGCGGCCTCGGCATGGTTCAGGATGCCGCCGATGCGGGCGGTGGCGGCCTTCGTGGCCTCGGCAACGGCCTTGGCATTGTCGTTCGCCGCCTCGGGGGCGGCCTTGGTCTCGGGCATGGAAGCCTCCGGTTTGGCGGCGGGGGCCGCGGAAGGGGTGATCTTGGCGGGCTTGCGGGGGGCCGCCGCAGGGGCGGCCGTATTCATCGGCACGCCCCAGGGCTGGGCGGCGGCGGGCGCCTTGAGCTTCTTCGACTGGCTCTGCAGGGCCTTGGGCGCCTTGGCATAGAGGCGGTAATCGAAGGCCGAAGCCTTGGCCGCCTTCTCGTCGTCGGCGGCGCCGGCGAAGCCCTTGTCGATGGCCTCGGCGGCATCCATCCAGGTCTCGGCGTCCATGAGGGCGCGGATCTCGGCCAGGTCGAGGCCGGTGCGCTCGGCATAGATGGCGGCGAGCTGGCCATCGAGCTTGGCGAGGAGTTCGCGGCTCTTCTCGTGATCCTCCGCCGTGCCCCACGTGATGGTGGAGGCGTTATGGATCATCATGAGGGCGCCGGCCCGCATCTCCACATCGTCGCCGGCCATGGCGATGATGGAGGCGGCGGAGGCGGCGACGCCTTCCACCACGACGGTGACGGCACCTGAATAGGCCTTCAGCGCGTTGTAGATGGCGACGCCATCCCAGGCGACGCCGCCGCCGGAATTGAGGCGGACGGTGATGTCGCCGTCCATCTGCGCCAGCGACTGGATGACATCCATGGCGGTGAAGCCGGAATCGTCCCACCAGTCGCCGCCGACAGGGCCATAGAGCACCAGCTCGCCGTCGACGATGAGATCACGGGCCATGGGGAGTCCTTGAATTTGATGCTCGCCAAAAGGCGTGCCAGCCGTGCCTCCGCCCGCGTTATTCCGTGTCCCCTGATGCAGTTTGCTTTTCGCCATCCGTGACCTCAGCCGAAGCTTTATTCACGACACTGATAGGGCTGACCGCTCTCCCGAGCTTCCGGCGCGTCCCTGCTCTCCACGCTGGCATGAGCAGGCCAAAAAGTGCCCTTGCCCAAGGGGCTGTCCATCGTCACCACGGCGCACGCTCCCGTTGGGCAACACGTGCGGTCGGTCTGTGACGGCCTCAGGACGGGAGGAGGCGCGTGGTGAGGGGGCCGTCCGACTTGCGCAGGGCGGCCCCCTCTCAGGTATTCTGTGTCCTCGTGCCGTCAGTCGCGGCAGGCGGCGCCGCAGATCCAGCCGACGGCCATCCACAGGAGGGCGAAACCCACCCACGGGACGAAGCTGGCGGCAGTCATCACGAGCAGCCGAAACGCATGCGCTTGGCGAAGCGCGT
The nucleotide sequence above comes from Xanthobacter flavus. Encoded proteins:
- a CDS encoding phage tail tape measure protein, which codes for MRTMEARAVISAQDKTGGVFRQVAAKIRGLERASAMQSRAAPLLERGARAASGWGAGLAVAAGGLAAMGGAAVGGKIKDAVVDYAALERQMNRIGLTGGASAAETTRATEAIKVMAESMKMPLDQAVSGLDALVASGKSMGEALDFLPSVLATAQASGAATADMAKTAMTVSKAMKVPASEMQAAFDSLVVAGNLGNFELDAMAQHLPKIAASAQKLGLVGVDGVQRLGAMLQVVRESSGTEEQAATGMTDAFEKLLSPTVLKAAQKQGHDFEKIMLKAEKQGKNSFEAIIEYLKDKTKGTDLEKNLLLSSIFSEADSRRAIVGLMKDWDLYQSKLAEVKKSQGAVSQQLVRILNDAQAQLTVAQTKFNNAALAVGQQAMPAVTQFLERADLEVQLFKEQMQDLDGWMKRNLGFGLADVQKATNFGGPSNDDIRADIKRRQEERDNPARARLNALEDEKRRHQASLAGDQQHVDTLRGYGYTPAQIAAEVPTYAATQNKLEELDRLIAAARLNVLIASGGRFPADQGDRMKVRANMGRRPADMGDWEAARDAYQPPFPVPVDRSVPFPTPVDRGAITAVVQDPVPVTGTAEVKVTVTVDPSNYLIATLKEARGAMKIQNGPSVGRSMPEAEPSSGTSSGP
- a CDS encoding phage tail assembly protein, translated to MAKIVDNPDGTKTVRLEAPVTTHDGQVREVVLRAPTYSDFMALGDPTSLIIAAGSALPQDDMVVIRQYVERLSSVPPEHLTQIHALVDAMALAEAVKRFFREASAGISTPSPTPSSSTSAGLSEMSAA
- a CDS encoding phage tail tube protein codes for the protein MSDCCNQFGGTIYLTVDGERFVLSEADITLMPTNAEVEGMANQDGSAAYRVSPRLPRAEISFRQGCGFKWAAWMAKCKVNATIVEETNGRQHFYTGARFVGRPSINLSSGEVTGVAIEGGTYQYVAG
- a CDS encoding phage tail sheath subtilisin-like domain-containing protein codes for the protein MVAFNTIPGNILVPFWYAEINSGGTPYQGQSRLLLAGQKLAGGLASAGTPIGPIQSKREAESLFGAGSMLAHMYVAARKAAPLQPIWALPLADPAGAKAAGTITIGTAPGVTGVGVLHVLGRRLTVQVWAGDAVADVAEAIAAAINAEGLPVIATFAAGVVTVTARHYGTLFNGLELANAIEGGNVLTASNTTIVAMSGGTGVPDLAAAFANLGDDAFDWIAGPYADSTSLNAARDLLSSVTGRWSPMDQLYGHYLTAFFGTLSACVTLGDGRNDPHVSIMASQVSPSPQWEWAAVLGAVVSSHLTDAPELSRPLQTLLLPGILPPRDRAVWWNKADRQALYTDGMSAYTVTEDGLVAIDRVRTTYQVTGAGVADGTFGDIETMAQGVFAVRWFRTEVSNTHARQALADDNPHNVAEITTPKDIRNTLIHAYQGLVEIGVAEKPELFAEYVVVERDQNDASRVNAYIPMDVVNQLRVFAANVTINLQYEG
- a CDS encoding DUF2635 domain-containing protein; the protein is MPRLRARPVLLDGKLVPSALKDRRTNRCLPPEGRNVPLDDFWVRRLSAGEVEIVPDPQPAEPEPAAEAPSGDQPA
- a CDS encoding major capsid protein, yielding MGLVTDVFSQNAWGVIEYQEEIVEKVEFKPQLLGSLGLFQPIYSRSRTIAIAYRERTIALIPTSPDGSPPAELVPQDAKVKPFNTVRLAKGSTIYAAELAGVAALPFDIQTKEVAAEVTSRTAQIMDDLELTWEHMRLGAIQGKVMDADGTTVLKDWYAEWGVAEPAELDFELDDAATDVRKKCRDVKRAMQKAAKGVWTPTTRVGSLTGDEFFDKLVNHPQIKETKLGTERAATIENIEGYSSIEIEGIVFINYRGTDDGARLAIGSTKARFFPIGARGAFQVGFGPANEFKPYLNQAGREYYGLLLADTSGRDAWDRTEIYSYPLFICTRPEMLLRAKMQ
- a CDS encoding head decoration protein; this translates as MVTLTEDLKSGAGHYIVSEASGYRSREVGTIVSGAGVLKPGTVLGKITDGGVVTVTKTDVGGGKGALTLADPAYGAGVKEGVYKVILIEPAANAGTFEVEDPDGVVIGTGTVGVAFTGVVKFTLADGGTDFAAGDIALVTVAIADPANVGKYAVHDPAATNGAQVPAAILYQGCDATSEDVKRTLTARDTEVHAAVLTWKSGMTDDQKAAALAVLSASHGIVAR
- a CDS encoding head maturation protease, ClpP-related; protein product: MARDLIVDGELVLYGPVGGDWWDDSGFTAMDVIQSLAQMDGDITVRLNSGGGVAWDGVAIYNALKAYSGAVTVVVEGVAASAASIIAMAGDDVEMRAGALMMIHNASTITWGTAEDHEKSRELLAKLDGQLAAIYAERTGLDLAEIRALMDAETWMDAAEAIDKGFAGAADDEKAAKASAFDYRLYAKAPKALQSQSKKLKAPAAAQPWGVPMNTAAPAAAPRKPAKITPSAAPAAKPEASMPETKAAPEAANDNAKAVAEATKAATARIGGILNHAEAAGREALAKHLAFETELDVEAAAKLLATAEKGGEPTPQQEECPAAHADRRAKASGLTAPVAGDTKPKGKGDLSILASCVAKANKRR